The Caulobacter vibrioides sequence GCTCGCCCTTGGGGAACGCGTAATCGTCGGCCATGTGTGGGGCCCTCTTTCGCAAATCGTTGACCGCTGGTTAGCAGGCGCCGCCGCCTGGCGGAACCCTTCAGCGACGGACCATCCCGGCGTAGGCGGCCTCAAGCGACCGGGCGAAGGCGACGGGATCGAAGAGAGCCGAGCGCCGGACAGCCGCCGCGATACGGGGCTTCAGCGCCTTGTCGGCGGCCAGGGACAGAGCCTTGGCGACATAGTCGGCCTTGGAGGTGGCGATCAGTTCGCTCATGCCGATGGCGGTCGCCAGGCTGGCGCCCACCCGACTGGCGAAGCTCTCTCCCGGCAGGGTCAATACCGGAACGCCCATGCGCAGGGCGTCACTGGCGGTGGTGTGGGCGCCGTAGGGCCAGGTGTCGAGGACGAGGTCAGCGAGGGCGTGGCGGGCCAGGTGACGATCGTGCTGGGTCGGATCGGCGAAGACCAGACGTTCAGGCGCCACGCCCGCCTCGCGCGCATGGGCGCGAAGATTGTCGTCCGCGCCCGGCGCCCCGGCATAGAGCCAGAGCACGCTGCCCGGCGCGGCCCGCAGGATCGCCATCCAGGTGGCGAACACCTCCGGCGTTATCTTGGCCGGGTTGTTGAAGCAGCAGAAGACCCGCGCGTCCTGCGGCAGGCCCGCCTCGGCGCGGCTGGGGGCCGGTATGGCCGGCGTCAGGACGTCGTTGGGCTGGTAGTGCGGCAAGCGAACCACCGCTTCGGACCAGTGCGCCTCGGCGCCCGGCGGGATCGTGACTGCGTCCGCCAGGACCACGTCGGCGTGCGCCCCCAAGGTGCCGGGATAGCCCAGCCAGCTCACCTGCACGGGCGCTGCGCGATGCGCCAGGATCCCCGGACGGCCATCCTGGGTGTAACCCTTGAGATCCACTGCGATATCAACGCCGTGCTCGCGACACTTCAGAGCGATCTCGGCGTCGGAAAGTCGGCGCGCCTCGATCCAGTGCTCGCAGGCGACCTTGAGCCGACCTTGCATCACGCCGCCCGTCTCCGGTCCGTAGGACACGGCGAAGATCTCAAAGCGCGACCGGTCGTGGGCCTCCAGAACGCCCGCCAGGAGCCGCGCCGTGGCGTGTTCGTGCAGGTCGGAGGATAGGTAGGCGACGCGAATCCGATCGCTCGTGGGTCGGACCGGCCATACCGGCGGCGGGACGCTCGGGGTCGCGGACAGCGCCGCGCAGCGGCGGTGGAGAGCGGGAAGATCGAACAGAGCCAGGGCCGCGAACGGCGCGACGCCCGGGCGCCCCAGCTTCAGGTCCGCCTTGACCAGCATGTCTAGCGCCGCATCCTCCCGCCAGTCACAGGTCTGACGGCGAGCCCACATCAGGTCTCCGGCCAGGCGCGGATGGCTGGGGTTCAGCTCGAGCACGACCTCCAAGTCACGCGCGGCGTCGGCGGGTCGGTTGAGCAGGGTCAGCAAGGCGGCGCGATGCGTTCGATAGGCTGGCTCACGCGGCGCAACCGCGACCGCATGGTCGATCGCCGCCAAGGCTTCGGAGAATCCGCCCAGCCGCTGGAGCGAAACCGCCAAGGCGTTGAACACCGGCGGATTGTCGGGGTCGGCCGCCAGGGCGGCGCGCGCCGCGACTACCGCCTCGTCGTCGCGCTGCAGGGCCGTCAGGGCCAGGGTTCTGGCCGACAGTAAGCCTGGACGGACAGGGTCTAACGCAAGGCCCGCGTCCAGGGCCGCCAGCGCCGCTTGCGCCAAGCCCAGCTCAAGCCGGGTCACGCCCAGCAGGTGCCAGGCCTCGACGCTCGGCGCATCGGCGACCAGCCGCTCGCACAAGGCGGCGGCTTCGGCCGTGCGGCCGGCGCGATAGAGATCGAAGGCCTCGCGAGCGCTGGTCAACGCCCGCCGGCTCTAGACGCGGCTGAAGATCAGCGTGCCGTTGGTGCCGCCAAAGCCGAAGCTGTTGGACATCACCGTCTCAAGCGGCTTGTCGACGCGCTGGCGCAGGATCGGCAGGTCGGCGAACTCGGGGTCGAGCTCCTCGATATGGGCGCTCTGGGCTGCGAAGTCGTTGTTGAGCATCAGGATCGAGTAGATCGCCTCCTGCGCGCCGGCGGCGCCCAGGCTGTGCCCGGTCAGCGACTTGGTCGACGAGATCATCGGGGCCTTGTCGCCGAACACCTCGCGGACCGCGCCCATCTCCTTGCTGTCGCCGACCGGCGTCGAGGTGCCGTGCGGGTTCAGATAGTCGATCGCGCGGTTACCCGCCTCGGCCATGGCCAGACGCATGCAGCGCGCAGCGCCTTCGCCCGATGGGGCCACCATGTCGTAGCCGTCGGAATTGGCGGCATAGCCGACCACTTCTCCATAGATCTCGGCCCCGCGGGCCTTGGCGCGCTCGTACTCTTCCAGCACCACGATGCCGGCGCCGCCGGCGATCACGAAGCCGTCGCGGTTCTTGTCATAGGCGCGGCTGGCGACGGCCGGACGGTCGTTGAAGTTGCTGCTCATGGCGCCCATGGCGTCGAACAGGTTCGACAGGGTCCAGTCCAGCTCCTCGCAACCGCCGGCGAAGACGACGTCCTGCTTGCCCATCTGGATCTGCTCGGCGGCCGCGCCGATGCAGTGAGCGCTGGTCGCGCAGGCCGAGCTGATCGAATAGTTGATCCCGCGGATCTTGAACCAGGTCGACAGCACCGCAGACGGGCCCGAGCTCATGGCCTTGGGCACCGCGAACGGGCCGATCCGCTTGGGGCCCTTTTCCCGGGTCGTGGCGGCGGCCTCGACGATGACGCGGGTCGAGGGACCGCCCGAACCGACGATCAGGCCAGTGCGCTCGTGGGAGATCTCGGTCTCTGAGAGGCCAGAATCGGCGATCGCCTGTTCCATGGCGATGTGGGCGTAGGCCGTGCCGGGCGCCAGGAAGCGCGCGGCGCGACGGTCAACCATCGCTTCCCAGTCGATCTGGGGCGCGGCGTGAACCTGACAGCGGAAACCAAGCTCCGCGTATTCGGGCGCGGCGATCACGCCCGACTTGGCTTCGCGCAGAGAGGCCAGGACCTCATTGGCGTTGTTGCCGATGGACGAGACAATCCCCAGTCCGGTGACGACGACGCGACGCATATTCTAAATCCTCTTCTCCCCCTACGATCCGACAGGGGCCAGCTCTCTAGGGCCGGTCTCGTCTAACGGATCAAGCCATTTGTTCGGGCGTGAACAGGCCAACCTTCAGGTCATTGGTTTCGTAGATGACCTTGCCGTCCGCTTCCAGGACGCCGTCGGCGATGCCCATGACCAGCTTGCGCATGATCACCCGCTTCAGGTCGATCTTGTAGACGACCTTCTTGATGTCGGGCGTCACTTGGCCCGTGAATTTCACCTCGCCGACGCCCAGGGCGCGGCCGCGGCCGGGACCGCCCGACCAACCCAGGAAGAAGCCCACCAGCTGCCACATAGCGTCCAGGCCCAGGCACCCAGGCATGACGGGATCACCGATGAAGTGGCAGCCGAAGAACCAGAGGTCCGGATTGATGTCGAATTCGGCTTCGACATAGCCCTTGCCGTACTTGCCGCCCTCGGCCTCGATCCGAACGATCCGGTCGAACATGAGCATCGGCGGCGCCGGCAGTTGGGCGTTGCCGGGACCAAACATCTCGCCGCGACCGCAAGCCAAGAGTTCTTCGAAGGTATAGGCGTTCTTCTGCATGCGGCACGCCCTAGCACGGGGGTGGGTGACGC is a genomic window containing:
- the fabA gene encoding 3-hydroxyacyl-[acyl-carrier-protein] dehydratase FabA, which gives rise to MQKNAYTFEELLACGRGEMFGPGNAQLPAPPMLMFDRIVRIEAEGGKYGKGYVEAEFDINPDLWFFGCHFIGDPVMPGCLGLDAMWQLVGFFLGWSGGPGRGRALGVGEVKFTGQVTPDIKKVVYKIDLKRVIMRKLVMGIADGVLEADGKVIYETNDLKVGLFTPEQMA
- the fabB gene encoding beta-ketoacyl-ACP synthase I, whose product is MRRVVVTGLGIVSSIGNNANEVLASLREAKSGVIAAPEYAELGFRCQVHAAPQIDWEAMVDRRAARFLAPGTAYAHIAMEQAIADSGLSETEISHERTGLIVGSGGPSTRVIVEAAATTREKGPKRIGPFAVPKAMSSGPSAVLSTWFKIRGINYSISSACATSAHCIGAAAEQIQMGKQDVVFAGGCEELDWTLSNLFDAMGAMSSNFNDRPAVASRAYDKNRDGFVIAGGAGIVVLEEYERAKARGAEIYGEVVGYAANSDGYDMVAPSGEGAARCMRLAMAEAGNRAIDYLNPHGTSTPVGDSKEMGAVREVFGDKAPMISSTKSLTGHSLGAAGAQEAIYSILMLNNDFAAQSAHIEELDPEFADLPILRQRVDKPLETVMSNSFGFGGTNGTLIFSRV
- a CDS encoding tetratricopeptide repeat protein yields the protein MTSAREAFDLYRAGRTAEAAALCERLVADAPSVEAWHLLGVTRLELGLAQAALAALDAGLALDPVRPGLLSARTLALTALQRDDEAVVAARAALAADPDNPPVFNALAVSLQRLGGFSEALAAIDHAVAVAPREPAYRTHRAALLTLLNRPADAARDLEVVLELNPSHPRLAGDLMWARRQTCDWREDAALDMLVKADLKLGRPGVAPFAALALFDLPALHRRCAALSATPSVPPPVWPVRPTSDRIRVAYLSSDLHEHATARLLAGVLEAHDRSRFEIFAVSYGPETGGVMQGRLKVACEHWIEARRLSDAEIALKCREHGVDIAVDLKGYTQDGRPGILAHRAAPVQVSWLGYPGTLGAHADVVLADAVTIPPGAEAHWSEAVVRLPHYQPNDVLTPAIPAPSRAEAGLPQDARVFCCFNNPAKITPEVFATWMAILRAAPGSVLWLYAGAPGADDNLRAHAREAGVAPERLVFADPTQHDRHLARHALADLVLDTWPYGAHTTASDALRMGVPVLTLPGESFASRVGASLATAIGMSELIATSKADYVAKALSLAADKALKPRIAAAVRRSALFDPVAFARSLEAAYAGMVRR